The genomic segment AGTGGGCGTGGGGTTTCTCTTGCGGCAGACGCGCCGGGAGCGCATGAAGCAGCCCGACCCCATTCAGACGTGGGAAGCGGAAGGCGGCGCCGTGCCTGTGGCACCAAACCGCACCGCCGCTCAGGTCGAGCCATCCGCTGCGTCGTAGGGATCGAACTCATACGTCGGTGAAAGGCCGTCGCGCAAAGCATTCGTCGATCGTGCACTGTAGAATGTTTCGGTCCCCGCCTGTTGGCTTGGGACTTGCTCTTCGCGCGCTCATGCTGCGCCCGGCCTATCTCACCATTCTCGACGTCGCCCATCGGTGGCACGGTCTCACCGTTCCCCGCGCATCCCGCGGCACGCTGCCGCCGGTGGTGCGCATGACGGCGGCGATGCTGCTGCAGGCCATCGTCGATGCGCGGCTTGCGGTCTACGAATCTCACGCGCACCACGCGCGCAAAGCAAGGCGCAGCGGCATGGAAGTGTTCGGCTTGGACGAGATCGAAGAGACCCCCGTCGCGCTGGCGGCGATGCACGCATCCGGCAGATTCGACCCGGATGTGCTTGCGCACTATCGCCTGTGCGTCGATGAAGTTTACGTGTGGGCGGTGGGCGAAGGTTTTCATCCACCCGCCGCCTGCCAGCCGTCGTGGGCAAACACCCCGCGTGCAGCCACGCGCGTTCGCCGGCCGCCGCGCCCGGAAGCCGACCACAAGCGGACGTGTCAGACCATCGCGAAACACCGCTGGACGCTAGACGACCGCATCGGCGTGAGCGAAATGGCGCGGGATACCGCCATCCAGATGGAGGGCAACGGTCGCCTCTACCGCGAAACGACCGTGCGCCGCTGGCTGGCGGAAGTCGCCCCCACGGCGCTCAGAACGCGATCACGGTCGCGCAGTCCGGCACTCTAGCTGCGCCCCTCTCCCCCTACCGGGGAATCCCGGCGTAGATCCACAATCGCCGCCGTTCCCGGCACTCCTTGCGCTTTTCTCGTCCCTTCACTTCAGGACGAAGGACAGCAGCCAGATGATCAGGAACGAGAAAAGCGAGATCACGATGGTAGCTGTGGAATAGACTTTCAGGGTCGAGTCCGGGGAAATATCCGAGAACTTGGTGATCACCCAGAAGTAGGAATCGTTGGCGTGCGAGATCATCATCGAGCCCGCACCGATCGCCAGCAGCGCAAGTGTGCGCCCCATGTCGCTGTCCAGCCCGAGCGGCGCCAGCATCGACGCAACGATGGACGCCGTGGTGATGGCCGCCACGGTCGATGAGCCCTGCGCCGTTTTCAGAATCGCCGCGAGCGCAAAGGGCACAAGCAGACCCAGACTCGACGTCGACAAGAGTCCCGACACCTGATCGCCGATTCCAGTGGCCTTGATCACGGCGCCGAACGCGCCACCTGCCGCCGTAATGGCCAGAATGGGGCCGGCCTTGTCGATCGCCTCGGAGAACATGTCGTTGATCTGCCCGAAGTTCTCACGTGGCACGAGCAACAGCGCGAGCCCGACGCCGATCAGCAGTGCGATCACGGGATCACCCAGGAACTTCACGACGGTCATGACGGGTGCTGAGAGAACACTGGGCATCAGCGCCAGGAATGAGGCCAGCATGATCAGCAGCAGGGGCAGGACGACCGGAAGAAACGATCCGACCGTACCGGGAAGCTTTCGCTGAGAGAGATCCTCTGGCTCTGACGCGGCATCTTCGCTGCCGGCGAATCGCCTCGACATCACTTTGACCCAGAGATAACCGACCAGCGTCGTCGGCAGCGCAATCAGCACGCCGATGAGCACGAGATTGCCGAGCGACCCGTTCATGATGCCGGCTGCAGCGGTGATCCCCGGATGCGGCGGAATCAGACAATGCAGCGTGTAGAGCGCCACCGCCAGCGAACCGGCCATGCGCACGATGGACATGCCCGACGCTCTGGCGAGCGACTTGTTGAGTCCTGAAAGCACGATGAAACCGGAGTCGCAGAAGATCGGCAGCCCCGCCATGAAGCCGGTGATGGTGATCGCCCGCGCCGCCTTCGCCTTTCCCGTGAGCGTCAGTATGTAGTGCGCCATGGCGTAGGTGGCGCCCGTCTTGTCCAGAATGACGCCGATGGTCGTCCCGAAAAGGATGATGAGGCCGATCGCCATCAGCGTGTTGCCGAAACCGGTTTTGAGCGTCGGCACGACCTTGTCGAGCGACCCTGTGGTCAGCGCGAGTGCCAGTGCCACCAGCACCAGCGCGAAGAAGGCGTTGAACTTGAACCGCGAGGTAAGAAGGATTACGCAGACAATGCTGACAAGGACAAGAATCGCTGTTGTCATTTTAGTTTCCCAAGCGTGCTGGCGGATCGAGATCGGCTGCTGCAACGGCGACTGCACGTGCGACTCGGGACCTGTCGCCGCCTGTGCTCACCTCCACCGTCTGCCGGAATGTATCCGCGAGTGCGGATGGGGTCAATCGAGCAGTTCGTGTTTCAGGCTGCTGCGCGCGATCGCGACGGCCAGATGATCAGCGGTGCTGCGAGCCCGACCGCTATGGCAGCAGTCATCAGCACGCACGACAGATAAAGCGAGAGCGTTTCCGCGACCAGAGTCGGTGCAGCGTGAGCACCGGCAGCAACGATCTCCAGACTCCCGACAACCGCGCGAAACGCAAACGATCCGGGAACCATTGCGACCACACCCGGAAAGGCGAAGGTGGCGGCCGGCGCCCGGAAGCGGCGCGCGAAGATCTGCGCGAGGAAGCCGACGGCAAGCGCGCCCACCAGCGTCGCAGCCACCATTTGCACGCCAGCGTGCATGAGCAGCGTGCGCAGCGCGTGACTGGCGACACCGCACACCAGACACGCCCACGCGATGCGGGGCGGCACGCCGAACAGCGCCGCGTATCCCACCGCGGCGAGCGCCGAGAAGAGCGCATCGATGGCGACCGGCAGCGGCGCCATCGGTGCATCCACCGGAATGCGCACGCCGGTGATCACCATCGCACCATAGAGACCGAACGCGATCGCGACCGTCACCATCGCACCGAAGGCGAGTCGCGCGAGGCCCACGCTCACGTGATTGCGGATGAGATCCTGCACGCCATTGATGAGCGGGACGCCGGGCACGATGATCATGCCGGGCGCCACCAGGCACAGCGCGGGTGATCCCGCCCAGCCGAACAGTACACCGAGGCCGCCGACGCTGCCGCTCACGAGTGCCGCCGCGAAGGGAATGAAGACGAGGTTGAAGTCGCGCCGGGCAAGTTCCTGGCGCAGCCACATGCCGACCGAGCCGGCCACCCAGACGACGCCGAACGTCCCCCAGTCCGCGCCGAACAGCC from the Betaproteobacteria bacterium genome contains:
- a CDS encoding GntP family permease; the encoded protein is MTTAILVLVSIVCVILLTSRFKFNAFFALVLVALALALTTGSLDKVVPTLKTGFGNTLMAIGLIILFGTTIGVILDKTGATYAMAHYILTLTGKAKAARAITITGFMAGLPIFCDSGFIVLSGLNKSLARASGMSIVRMAGSLAVALYTLHCLIPPHPGITAAAGIMNGSLGNLVLIGVLIALPTTLVGYLWVKVMSRRFAGSEDAASEPEDLSQRKLPGTVGSFLPVVLPLLLIMLASFLALMPSVLSAPVMTVVKFLGDPVIALLIGVGLALLLVPRENFGQINDMFSEAIDKAGPILAITAAGGAFGAVIKATGIGDQVSGLLSTSSLGLLVPFALAAILKTAQGSSTVAAITTASIVASMLAPLGLDSDMGRTLALLAIGAGSMMISHANDSYFWVITKFSDISPDSTLKVYSTATIVISLFSFLIIWLLSFVLK
- a CDS encoding threonine/serine exporter family protein; this encodes MSGPVATAVTTDEVAHLALKIGRLLLANGDDTAEVQAAVTRFAQAFGGEASVVVNYEAVIVTVALDNAWRTKVGHRVPAMNVGLGAVASVNRILAAVETDGRDLAWVSTELERIEHAPAFYSRWIVVVAMGLTAASLARLFGADWGTFGVVWVAGSVGMWLRQELARRDFNLVFIPFAAALVSGSVGGLGVLFGWAGSPALCLVAPGMIIVPGVPLINGVQDLIRNHVSVGLARLAFGAMVTVAIAFGLYGAMVITGVRIPVDAPMAPLPVAIDALFSALAAVGYAALFGVPPRIAWACLVCGVASHALRTLLMHAGVQMVAATLVGALAVGFLAQIFARRFRAPAATFAFPGVVAMVPGSFAFRAVVGSLEIVAAGAHAAPTLVAETLSLYLSCVLMTAAIAVGLAAPLIIWPSRSRAAA